A segment of the Tepidibacillus fermentans genome:
TTGATTCTTGATCTACCCTTATGTTCATAGAATCCAAATCCAAGAAATTTCACTTTTCCTACGTAGTCAACCACCGTTTTCTCCCTATTTACTTTGCTGTAATAATCGTGTTCCTGTAGCATGCTGAGAAGTAGCCGTAGCTTCTCTTCCAATCGGCAGGATAATAACCATGTGACGAAAAACATTGATATTTTAAGGTTTGATAATTATGAAGTTTTGTCTCGTGCAAAATTTTTTCGAGTGCAAAAAGGCGGATGATCACTCCGCCTTTTCCCATATTTCATCGAGTGCGACATTGAAAAACCACATCCTGCGACAATCCCTCATTAAAACAGTCATCATTTCTGTTTTATTGGCTGTGGAAAGCAAAAACTTGTCAAGGGTAGTTACTAATTGAGAGACTTCAATAGTCTCCAAATTCTATCCAACTCTTCAATATCATCAGAATGCCATTTTCTCGATTTTAATTCTGTCAACAGTTTTTCAGTAGCATGTAGAATGGATTGCTGTAATTGCGCTACTTGACATAAACAAGTGAAGATAATTTGTTGGGAATCACTTTTGTCCCTTACAAATTCCAATTCGATTGTGTGTTCTGAAATTTTGTTTCCCTTCACAAACCAAGGTCCATCCATAAAATCGAGTTCATATACTGTTCCAATTCTGTCGTTTCTAATATTCATGATGTCTTTTTGCCACCATCCTAGAATCACCACTACAAAATCATCCCAACCTTCTGCGGGAAAATAGAAATCGCCGATTTTGAAATAGATTTCACCTATAACATTTCTACTAGTGTTCATAAATATTGAATTTGTATTTACTACAACTTCAATGTCTTTTAACAACATCATCACCCTTTCTAAAATTTAGGATAAGCAGTCTCTATAGTTTTTGTCTTCAGATTGACCCACATTTTTATTTTCATTCCTCCTCCATATCCTTCAATTTTCACCCTATCGCCTTGTGATCTTAACTTTTTCCCATTTTTATAAGCCTCTATAATTGCCTTTTCTATTTGTTTAGTAGTCATATTTTCAGGAAACAAATCTTTATTTCCACTTTGTTTTGCTCTATTTCCCGATTTAATATGACCTGATAAGATATGCTCCATATCTATGCTTATAGTTTTATACGAAGGAAGATTTATTGGTTTTGTTTTAGAAATCTCACTTAGAAATTTTTGTTCAAACTTAACTTCGATTTTACTTCCTATCTTAGCTAATTTTATTCCACCGCTGACCGACTTTCCACCAGGAATAAAACTTAAAGCTGCAATAACTTTATCAATTGTATTAGCGTCGGGATCCAATAAAGTTTTAATATCATCCCCAATG
Coding sequences within it:
- a CDS encoding EndoU domain-containing protein, coding for MAKSLKEIAKLGFDFIIGDDIKTLLDPDANTIDKVIAALSFIPGGKSVSGGIKLAKIGSKIEVKFEQKFLSEISKTKPINLPSYKTISIDMEHILSGHIKSGNRAKQSGNKDLFPENMTTKQIEKAIIEAYKNGKKLRSQGDRVKIEGYGGGMKIKMWVNLKTKTIETAYPKF